The genomic region GCGATCGCCTGTGGCGTGATCGCGGGCTTGCGCATTATCGGCTGGCACATGGCGCATCGGGCGTTTTGGCTGGCGCGCGCCTTGTTCATCAAACAGATCGGACAATTCGCGCAACATGGTGCCACCGAGTTCTTCCGGATCGTTGATCGTCACCGCACGGCGATAATAGCGCGTGACGTCATGACCGATCCCGATCGCCAGAAGTTCGACCGGTGATCTGGTTTCGATCCATTCGATCACTTCGCGCAGATGACGTTCCAGATAGTTTCCGGAATTGACCGAAAGGGTCGAGTCATCCACCGGCGCACCATCGGAAATCACCATCATGATCCGGCGTTGTTCGGTGCGACCCAGAAGACGTTCATGCGCCCAAAGCAGTGCTTCGCCGTCGATGTTTTCCTTTAGCAGCCCCTCGCGCAGCATCAGACCAAGGTTCTTGCGTGCCCGACGCCAAGGCGTGTCGGCAGCCTTGTAGATGATGTGACGCAGATCGTTCAGACGACCGGGTTTCGGCGGTTTCCCGGCCTCGACCCAGCTTTCGCGCGACTGGCCACCTTTCCACTGACGGGTGGTGAAACCAAGGATTTCGACCTTAACGCCACAGCGTTCCAGTGTACGGGCCAGAATATCAGCCGACAGGGCGGCAATCGTAATCGGACGGCCGCGCATGGAGCCGGAATTATCGATCAGAAGGGTGACAACCGTATCGCGAAAATCGGTATCCTGTTCCTGCTTGAACGATAGCGACGTCGACGGGGTCGAGACGATCCGGGCCAGCTTGGCGGCATCAAGAATGCCTTCTTCAAGGTCGAAGTCCCAGCCACGGTTCTGCTGCGCCATCAGGCGGCGTTGCAGACGGTTGGCAAGCTTGGAAACCACGTTCTGAAGGTTGGCCAGCTGCTTATCAAGCATCGCGCGCAGGCGCGACAGTTCGAGGTTTTCACACAGATCATCTGCGGTGACGACCTCGTCAAATTCGCGGGTAAACGGCTCATAGCCACGTTCAACAGGCTCGTTGCGGCCATCGAATTCCGGCTGCTCGCCCGGTCCGGCAGGCTTTTCTTCCTGCGACATGGCTTCAAGCTGCTGGTCGTCAATATCGCCTTCACCGGCTTCGGCTTCTTCGGAACCGGCATCGGTTTGATCATCGCTGCCATCAGGTTCGGAATCGTCATTCTGGCCCTGCTGGCCGCCTTGACTTTCCATGTCTTCCTGATCGGGATCATTTTCGCCGTCTTTTTGCTCGTCATCCTCGCCCTCCTGTTCGGGCGGGGCATCGTCGAGGTCGTCTTCAAGCGAAAGGTGATCGAGCAATTTGCGCATGCCGCGCGCAAAGGCATCCTGATCATCGAGCAGATCGCGCAGGTTACTCAGGTCTGAGCCGGCATTTTCTTCGATATGTGAACGCCACAGATCAATCAGCGGACCGGCAGATTCCGGGGCCTTTTCACCGGTAAAGACTTCACGCGCCAGCATGCCGATAGCATCAGCAAAGGGGGCATCGTCGCGTGATGTCACACGGTGATAATTCTTGGCATGGCAGTCCTGCTCGGCATGTTCGCGAAGGTTTTTGCGCACACCGGGGAAATACCGCGAACCCACTGCTTCGACACGTGCAGTTTCAAGCGCATCGTAAACAGCCTGAGCCTCGGCGGTTTCGGGCATGCGTTTGGCGTGCAGGGTGGCATCATGGTGACGCATCTTAAGCGCCCAGCCATCGGCAACACCGCGCAGATCGGCGACTTCATCCTTGGGCATGGACTGTTTGGGCATCGGCAAACGCACATGTTCACCATAGCCGCCCGGACGCCCGCCTTTGACAAAGCCGACTTCCAGATCATTGCGCCCGGCAAGCGCACGAAACGTCGCTGCCGTACCGCGCAAGAAGCCGGAAAGAGCCTCATCATTCTTCATCGCACTACTCGCTTGTGGAACCAGTTCGCCAATCTGCTTAAGAGCCACGCCTTAGCGAACCATTACATTAATGGCTTCCTCGGGCAGTTCTTCACCAAAGCAACGCTGATAATATTCCGCCAAAATCGGACGTTCGACTTCGTCGCAACGGTTAAGGAACGTTACGCGGAAGGCATAGGAAACGTCGCCAAAAATCTTGGCGTTTTCGGCAAGCGTGATCACGGTACGCGGACTCATGACGGTTGAGATATCACCGGCCACAAAGCCCTGACGCGTCAGGTTGGCAAGGGCAACCATTGCCTCGATCTTCTGGCGGCCTTCGGCAGTATCAAACGCCGGAACCTTGGCGGTGACGATGTTGGTTTCGTCTTCGACCGACAGATAATTCAGCGTCGCAATGATCGACCAACGGTCCATCTGCGCCTGGTTAATCTGCTGGGTGCCGTGATACAGGCCCGTTGTATCGCCAAGACCGACCGTGTTCGAGGTCGCAAACAGGCGGAAATGCGAATGCGGGTGGATGACCTTGTTCTGATCAAGAAGGGTCAGCTTGCCATCGACTTCAAGCACACGCTGGATCACGAACATCACATCCGGGCGACCGGCATCATATTCATCAAAGACCATCGCGACAGGGCGTTTGAGCGCCCAAGGCAAAATGCCCTCGCGGAATTCGGTGATCTGTTTGCCATCACGCAGAACAATCGCGTCCTTACCGATCAGGTCGATACGGCTGATGTGGCTATCAAGGTTTACACGCACGCACGGCCAGTTCAGACGCGCTGCCACCTGCTCGATATGGGTCGATTTACCGGTGCCGTGATAACCCTGGATCATCACGCGGCGGTTATGGGCAAAGCCCGCCAGGATCGCCATCGTGGTATCGCGATCAAAACGATAGGTCGGATCAATCGCCGGCACATGTTCGCTGCCCTGACTGAATGCCGGGACTTCCATATCGATATCGATCCCGAACGTTTCACGGACGGAAATGGTGATGTCGGGTGTATCAAGCGGATGTTCTGCCGCTGCACCGCTCGCTTCGTAACCTTGGCTCATAAGTACTCGCGCGTTTTTCGGACCGGCGCTGGTGACGCGGTCGTTTCGTTAAACTTGCTCATTAATAGCGGTTATGACGCATCACACAAAGGGAAGATGCGCAAAAAATATCTATTATCGCAAAAGGTTTGGTCGATAAGACCTTCCAGATACGCAAACTGCAACCAGATAGACCGGTTTTGATCAAATTTCGCAGAAAATTAGCCAGAAAGCTAAAGTGTCACGCGCGCTTCAAGATCGCGGATATAGCGCGTGAGTGATGTATAGGCCGCACTGATCCGCTTGAACCGTTCCTCGGCCGCCTTGTCGCCGCCATTGGCATCAGGGTGGTACTTTTTGGAAAGTGCCTTGTATTTCGTCTTGAGTTCATCGCGGGTGAACGGCCATCCCAAATCGAGGGTCGCCATGGCCTCTTGCTGTTCGGCAGGCATGCCCATGGCGCCAGCGCGACGCTGGGCTTCTTCGCTTTTGCGTTTGCGTTCGGCATTGGCCCTGGCTTCGGCACCGGGGCCGTGATGGGTCTGGTCGCCGTCTTCGTTAAAGAAGCCGAACCCGTCCTTGAATTTGAAGTTGAACGGTTTTTTTGATCCGCGGATATGACCGAACTGCCATGTCGGGCGCTGCCAGTGGGTATCGCGACGCATGTCGTTTTCGATATCCTCGGCCTTCATGCCTGCATAATAGTTCCACGACTTGTTGTATTCACGGACATGTTCCAGACAGAACTTGTAATAGTCACGCAACTTGCGATCCTTGGGCGCACGGAATTCCCCATGCCCGTCACATTCCGGCCAGTCACATTCCGGCAGAACGGGTTCTTCATGGTAAAGCGTCTTGCGCTTGTTGCGGTGTCCTCGGTTCATTTGCGTCTATATGTTCTGAAAATTCGATGCGCGCAATATCATACGGGTGCTTTAAATGCGATAAAAGGCTTGAAAAACGGTCACCGCATGACAGAACGTGACGTAAAGAACCGTTTTTGCAGCAATCTGCAAACATCACCAGAAAACAGAGGCCCTTACCATGCAGGTCGCCAACCAGATCCGTGACATCCTGACCGAACAATTCAGCCCGGTCGAACTACAGATCAATGATGATTCGTCCAAACATGCCGGTCAT from Thalassospira indica harbors:
- the cobT gene encoding cobaltochelatase subunit CobT, translating into MKNDEALSGFLRGTAATFRALAGRNDLEVGFVKGGRPGGYGEHVRLPMPKQSMPKDEVADLRGVADGWALKMRHHDATLHAKRMPETAEAQAVYDALETARVEAVGSRYFPGVRKNLREHAEQDCHAKNYHRVTSRDDAPFADAIGMLAREVFTGEKAPESAGPLIDLWRSHIEENAGSDLSNLRDLLDDQDAFARGMRKLLDHLSLEDDLDDAPPEQEGEDDEQKDGENDPDQEDMESQGGQQGQNDDSEPDGSDDQTDAGSEEAEAGEGDIDDQQLEAMSQEEKPAGPGEQPEFDGRNEPVERGYEPFTREFDEVVTADDLCENLELSRLRAMLDKQLANLQNVVSKLANRLQRRLMAQQNRGWDFDLEEGILDAAKLARIVSTPSTSLSFKQEQDTDFRDTVVTLLIDNSGSMRGRPITIAALSADILARTLERCGVKVEILGFTTRQWKGGQSRESWVEAGKPPKPGRLNDLRHIIYKAADTPWRRARKNLGLMLREGLLKENIDGEALLWAHERLLGRTEQRRIMMVISDGAPVDDSTLSVNSGNYLERHLREVIEWIETRSPVELLAIGIGHDVTRYYRRAVTINDPEELGGTMLRELSDLFDEQGARQPKRPMRHVPADNAQARDHATGDRDRW
- the cobS gene encoding cobaltochelatase subunit CobS; translated protein: MSQGYEASGAAAEHPLDTPDITISVRETFGIDIDMEVPAFSQGSEHVPAIDPTYRFDRDTTMAILAGFAHNRRVMIQGYHGTGKSTHIEQVAARLNWPCVRVNLDSHISRIDLIGKDAIVLRDGKQITEFREGILPWALKRPVAMVFDEYDAGRPDVMFVIQRVLEVDGKLTLLDQNKVIHPHSHFRLFATSNTVGLGDTTGLYHGTQQINQAQMDRWSIIATLNYLSVEDETNIVTAKVPAFDTAEGRQKIEAMVALANLTRQGFVAGDISTVMSPRTVITLAENAKIFGDVSYAFRVTFLNRCDEVERPILAEYYQRCFGEELPEEAINVMVR
- a CDS encoding DnaJ domain-containing protein; amino-acid sequence: MNRGHRNKRKTLYHEEPVLPECDWPECDGHGEFRAPKDRKLRDYYKFCLEHVREYNKSWNYYAGMKAEDIENDMRRDTHWQRPTWQFGHIRGSKKPFNFKFKDGFGFFNEDGDQTHHGPGAEARANAERKRKSEEAQRRAGAMGMPAEQQEAMATLDLGWPFTRDELKTKYKALSKKYHPDANGGDKAAEERFKRISAAYTSLTRYIRDLEARVTL